The region CAAAATTCACCCAAACGGCGATTTAACAAACGTTTCAGCACATTTTTACGTGCGCCACAGACAGCTTCCGCCCTTCTTCTGTACTAAATCGAGACGAGATTCATGGTTCATCAGTTCTTCATCACTGGCTAAAACAACCCGCAGGCGATTCGCCTGACGCACAATGCGCTGAATCCCCCCTTCATCACGCGTCTGCTGGGATTCATTTTCCATACTGAATTTCATCGACGTTTGCCCGCCGGTCATGGTCAGGTAGACATCGGCCAGGATCTGGGCATCGAGCAATGCGCCGTGCAGCGTTCGCTTGGTGTTGTCTATCTCATAGCGAGAGCACAGAGCATCAAGGCTGTTACGCTTGCCGGGGAACATCTTCCTTGCCAGCGCCAGGCTATCCGTGACCTTACAGAACGTATTCGTCTTGGGAATATCGCGGTTGAGCTTGCTGAACTCATAGTCCATAAAGCCGATATCGAACGACGCGTTATGAATGACAAGTTCCGCACCCCTGATGTAGTCGAGAAATTCATCTGCGACGTCAGCAAAGGTGGGTTTATCCAGCAAAAACTCATCGGCAATCCCGTGAACGCCGAACGCTTCCGGATCCACCAGCCGATCGGGTTTGAGGTAAACGTGGAAGTTGTTGCCCGTAAGACGACGGTTCACCACTTCAACCGCACCAATCTCAATGATTTTGTGCCCTTCGTAGTGAGCGCCAATCTGGTTCATACCGGTGGTTTCGGTATCGAGAACAATCTGGCGAGTAATTGCAGTGCTCATAGCGGTCATTTATGTCAGACTTATCGTTTTACTGAACGTTTCAAATACAGGAAGTCTACCAGAGATGCGTAAACAGGTAGAAATTTTCACCGATGGATCTTGTCTTGGTAACCCAGGGCCCGGCGGCTATGGCGCCATTATGCGCTATCGTCAGCATGAAAAAACTTTTAGTGAAGGCTATTTCCTGACCACCAACAACCGCATGGAGTTGATGGCTGCCATCGTGGCGCTGGAAGCCTTAAAAGAACATTGTGACGTGGTGCTGAGTACCGACAGCCAGTATGTCCGCCAGGGCATTACCCAGTGGATCCATAACTGGAAAAAACGCGGCTGGAAAACCGCAGAGAAAAAACCCGTTAAGAATGTCGATCTCTGGAAGCGTCTTGATGCCGCCCTAGGTCAGCACGAAATCAAATGGGAATGGGTAAAGGGGCACGCAGGTCATCCCGAAAACGAACGCTGTGACGAGCTGGCTCGCGCGGCGGCCTCCAACCCGACCCACGAGGATGCAGGTTATCAGCCTGAATCCTGATCACGGTTTTTTGTACTGCCGCGTGGCCCCCACAGTCTGGCGGATCCGCGTTTTCGATTTGCTTTGCTTCATTGGGTTAAGCGTAAGGGGGATCGTCCTCTTACGCGCCACAATAAATTGCATGCAGCCCAGTGCGGGGAAATGGGTACTTAACAAAACCCCTCCTTTACGCGTCCAGGGAATGACCTGAAAACCTCCGTAGCTCAGCACTTCAAAATTTAACAGTGAAAGCCAGTCCAGC is a window of Enterobacter hormaechei ATCC 49162 DNA encoding:
- the dnaQ gene encoding DNA polymerase III subunit epsilon, encoding MSTAITRQIVLDTETTGMNQIGAHYEGHKIIEIGAVEVVNRRLTGNNFHVYLKPDRLVDPEAFGVHGIADEFLLDKPTFADVADEFLDYIRGAELVIHNASFDIGFMDYEFSKLNRDIPKTNTFCKVTDSLALARKMFPGKRNSLDALCSRYEIDNTKRTLHGALLDAQILADVYLTMTGGQTSMKFSMENESQQTRDEGGIQRIVRQANRLRVVLASDEELMNHESRLDLVQKKGGSCLWRT
- the rnhA gene encoding ribonuclease HI, translating into MVSVSRTIWRVIAVLIAVIYVRLIVLLNVSNTGSLPEMRKQVEIFTDGSCLGNPGPGGYGAIMRYRQHEKTFSEGYFLTTNNRMELMAAIVALEALKEHCDVVLSTDSQYVRQGITQWIHNWKKRGWKTAEKKPVKNVDLWKRLDAALGQHEIKWEWVKGHAGHPENERCDELARAAASNPTHEDAGYQPES